The DNA segment CCTTAGCCAAAGGATTGATGTTGCTATCGCTTCGGTTCAATCACAAGCATTCACATCAAGTATTCCAGATACCAGTCAACTTTATCCAGATCTACAGAAAGGTTTTGACGAATTAAGAATACAAATCCAGCCAATCGATGACTCTGTCGAAGAACTAAAAACGTCACTGGTTAAGTTACTTACTGACAAGAAAGAGCACATGTCTGAGGTACTTCCATTTAACGCATCAGACTATCCTTTACCGTTAGTTACAGACTTGATGGAGCAGTTCAACGCACCAATAACTGCGCACAATGAGCGTGCTGTTAACCACTCTACAGAGCAACGTCAGGCTATTGAAGCAATCAAGCGTCACTATGTGTACCAAGAAACACAGAACTACGATCACCCGCAAGCACAGCTTGATATACAAGCGTTTAAAGATGCTGCTGTCACCGCACAAAACGAGATCAACGCTAATCAGGCACGTATCGATGCGATAAAGGCTGAACTTAATAACACTAAACAGGGAGCGCATAGTCTAAACGACAACTTGCGACAGTATTTCGGTAAGACTGATATAAAGATTAAGCCTGTAGGTGCTACATATAAATTCATGCGTGAAGATCGAGAGGCAAAGCACTTATCTGATGGTGAACGTACTGCAATAGCATTTGCGTACTTCATTACACAGTTAGAAGATGAATCCTTAAATGGGATCAAACCTATCGTGTATTTGGATGATCCGATCTGTAGCCTTGATTCAAACCACATTTATAACGTTCTTGGCATTATCAAAAGTAAACTAGGTCATGAGCACGTAGAACAGCTTTTCATTTCTACGCATAACTTTGAGTTCTTCAACTTAGTAAAAACGTGGTTGTCCCATTTCAGTAGAACTAAGACGGGCACAGCAAAGAGAGCACAGTTCTTCTTAGTTAATCGTACAGGCGACCAATCTAAGATTGACCCATTACCTAAGCTACTTAAAGACCACAGATCCGAGTATGCTTACTTGATCAGCAAGGTTAAAGAAGCTGTAGAACGACCAGAGAATTGTGATTCTATTGCAGTGCAGTCGTACGTAAGAAAGATACTGGAAGTGTACTTTTCGTTCCGATTCAATCTGACTGAGTTCAGGGGTAACGGTAAAGACCAGATAGCACCTAATCTACTGAAAGATATTGAAGGTGCGGAAGTTAAAGCAAATACTTTGTATGAATACATGAATGAAAAATGCCATGCTAAGTCAATGGAGCTAGGCGTTCAGTTCCCCGAAGCTGTGCAGCCGCAGTTAACTAACGCATGGGAGATCATTACAAACGCCTTAGAAACGAACGACAAGCCACACTATGACGCA comes from the Shewanella halifaxensis HAW-EB4 genome and includes:
- a CDS encoding AAA family ATPase, giving the protein MFKNIKSIKNFGIFKDANTNAGQPFYQFNLFYGFNYSGKTTLSRVFLAMQLGEIPEGFTGASFEVDCHEASSIKSNNLQKVENLRVFNSDYIAKNVNFDESSVSPVLIVGERNIELETELQGLEEVIPTKEVNRDQNTGFAASKEKEKNNRLTEVGRNVAVLSILGRSTFNASSVRTMLASAEASHDLTPEQMSAYIDTARASAVSSVPKVKLSTPEMKDILGEIESIMATSVTQTTIAELDADKSLRSWVEEGIERNAGHTTCQFCHNTISQARIDELNAYFSEAYKDLSQRIDVAIASVQSQAFTSSIPDTSQLYPDLQKGFDELRIQIQPIDDSVEELKTSLVKLLTDKKEHMSEVLPFNASDYPLPLVTDLMEQFNAPITAHNERAVNHSTEQRQAIEAIKRHYVYQETQNYDHPQAQLDIQAFKDAAVTAQNEINANQARIDAIKAELNNTKQGAHSLNDNLRQYFGKTDIKIKPVGATYKFMREDREAKHLSDGERTAIAFAYFITQLEDESLNGIKPIVYLDDPICSLDSNHIYNVLGIIKSKLGHEHVEQLFISTHNFEFFNLVKTWLSHFSRTKTGTAKRAQFFLVNRTGDQSKIDPLPKLLKDHRSEYAYLISKVKEAVERPENCDSIAVQSYVRKILEVYFSFRFNLTEFRGNGKDQIAPNLLKDIEGAEVKANTLYEYMNEKCHAKSMELGVQFPEAVQPQLTNAWEIITNALETNDKPHYDAYYA